Within Bacteroidales bacterium, the genomic segment TGTTCCCTGCAAAAACATCCGGAAAATCGACAGTCCACCCTCAGAGGTTATGAAATACATTATATCAGGAGGCGTATCAAGTTTTAATTATAAAAAACCAGATTATGACGACAATGTTCAGTAAAATCTTATTCGCAGCAATAATTATAGCGGGTATCTTTTTCAAACCTGCCGTTGCTCAAGATGAAAACAAAAATGGTTATCAGTTCACCGATGAGATCCGGTTAGAAACCACATCTGTCAAAAATCAGCACAAATCCGGTACCTGCTGGTGCTTTGCAACGGTATCCTTTATTGAGACAGAACTGTTAAGGATGGGGAAAGCCGAATATAATCTTTCGGAAATGTTCCTGGTTCGTCACACGTATATGCAAAAAGCAAAAGATTATGTCAAGTTTCATGGCCACAACAACTTCGGACAGGGCGGTCAGGCCCACGATGCCATGACTGAGTTTGAACAGCACGGTATCGTACCCGAAAAGGTCTATCCGGGTACCGAGTATGGAACGGAAAAACATGAGCACAGTGAAGTAGCTTCCGTCTTGAATAATTATGTTGAAACCCTTACAGGAAACCGGAGCAGCAAACTCACTCCCGTATGGACCGAGGGATATGCCAAAATTCTGGATAACTATTTCGGTGAAGTTCCGGAACAATACGAGTATAAAAACGAAAGCTACTCGCCCCAAAGCTTTTCAAAAGCACTGGATATCAACCCAGACAATTATATCGAACTCACTTCATTCACCCATCATCCCTGGTATGAAGCTTTCGACCTGGAGGTGCCCGACAACT encodes:
- a CDS encoding aminopeptidase; its protein translation is MTTMFSKILFAAIIIAGIFFKPAVAQDENKNGYQFTDEIRLETTSVKNQHKSGTCWCFATVSFIETELLRMGKAEYNLSEMFLVRHTYMQKAKDYVKFHGHNNFGQGGQAHDAMTEFEQHGIVPEKVYPGTEYGTEKHEHSEVASVLNNYVETLTGNRSSKLTPVWTEGYAKILDNYFGEVPEQYEYKNESYSPQSFSKALDINPDNYIELTSFTHHPWYEAFDLEVPDNWAHKKYYNLPIDELVEVMDHSIESGYSVVWDGDVSNRGFSYGQGIAVVPAKGVTSFKNQPVEEKEIIQAHRHIQFLNQTMTDDHLMHITGISNDKEG